A window of Bradyrhizobium diazoefficiens genomic DNA:
GTGCGAGGGATTGGCTCCCGACTATGCGCGGCCGTCGCTGGACAAACGGTTAAGCCGCAGGTGCGGGCGCTTCGTTAAATCCGCGACAATTCGGCCATGACCTTCGTTCCCATCGCATCCTTACGGGCAGAAACGACGGCGAAATGCTGCAATTCCAGGAGCCAAGAGCAATTAAGGAATATTTTACCATCTGGCCAGTCCAGCCCGCCGTCCGGCGGGTGCAGGGCTTGAGGAGGAGAAGGACGTCATTCGATCCAGCAAGGCGCTTGATTTGTTGACGGGACCTAATCATTTGGACATTAGTACAAATGAACCGGCGGCTTCGGTGCCGCCTTCGGGCGGGTGAGCGCGTTGCGCCCTGCGCCCGATTCGCGATCCGACCCGGCGGATCGCTCGCTGTGCTGGAGGAAAACATGCAGCCCGAACCGATCCTCGATCTCGCTCATCTCGGCCATATGGAGCTGCTGACGCCCAAGCCCGACGAGAGCCTGAAATTCTTCGTCGACGTCATGGGCATGACCGTGAGCGGCCAGAAGGGCGAGTCGGTGTACCTGCGCGGTTGGGACGATTACGAGCGCTATTCGCTCAAGCTCACCGCGTCGACGACCTCGGGCATGGAGCACATGGCGCTGCGCGCGCGCAGCCAGCAGGCGCTGGAACGGCGCGTCGGCGCGCTGAAAGGCTCCGGCTTCGACATCGGCTGGATCGACGGCGACATGGGGCAGGGGCCGACTTTTCGCTGCCGCGATCCCGATGGTCACATCGTCGAGCTCTATTACGAGACCGAATGGTACCAGGCTCCGCCGGACCTGAAGCCCGCACTGAAGAACCAGGCGCAACGCTTTCCCGCGCGCGGCGTCAATGTCCGCCGTCTCGATCATCTCAACTGCCTCGCTGTCGACATCAAGGCCAACCGCGAGTTCTTCGAGAATTACCTCGGCTGCCGCCTCACCGAGCAGATCGTGCTGAATGACGGCCGGGAAGCGGCGATGTGGCTGACGATGTCGAACAAGAGCTACGATTTTGCCTATTCGCTCGATCATTCCGGCACGCCGGGCCGCTTTCACCACGTCACCTACGCGCTCGACAGCCGCGAGGAGATTCTTCGCGCGGCCGACATCTTCCTGGAGAACGGCATCCACATCGAGACCGGACCGCACAAGCATGCGATCCAGCAGACGTTCTTCCTCTACGTCTACGAGCCCGGCGGCAACCGCGTCGAAGTCGCCAATGCCGGCGCGCGCCTCATTCTCGCGCCCGACTGGAAGCCGATCGTGTGGACCGAGGAGGAGCGCAAGAAAGGCCAGGCGTGGGGGCTGAAGACGATCGAGTCCTTCCACACCCACGGCACGCCGCCGGTGGAGGCGAAGAAGCACGCCTAGTGGACGGAACTGCGCGCGCGTGTGACTGTCTCGTGCACGCCGGTCCATGCCGGCTTGTCCGGCGCAAACTGCTTGCGCAGGAAGGTGACGAGCTCCTCGACCTGCGCGTCGCTCATGCTGTTCTTGAAGGCCGGCATGTAGCCGAGATCGCTTGAGACCGGCTCGGCGATGCCGTGCAGGATGATTTGCACGAGATTGTCCGGCTTCGCGCTGTGCAGATTGCTGTTGAGTGCGAGCGCGGGCCGGCTGCCGAACAGCGGCAGGCCGCCGACCTCGTGGCAAACCGCGCAGGCGCCCTGATAGAGGCGTGCGCCGGTCGAAGATGCTACAGAGACCTGCGTTGCGCTCTCCAGCTTCGCGGAGAGTGTATGCTCTGCCTGCATCCCGGTGTGGTTGAACGAGTTGAGATAGACGGCCATCGCGCGGATGTCCTGATCCGGCAGGGCTTTGAGATCCCTGACAACAGGCGCCATCGGGCCGGCGGCCACGCCGTGGTAACGCGAATGCCCGGTGCGCAAGTAAGCGAATAGCTCGTCCTCGCTCCATGGGATCGGCGCAAGCGAGAGCGCGGTCAGTGGCGGCGCCTCCCAGCCTTCGGCAAAACCGCCGGCGAGATAGGCCTCACGCTGCTCGGCGCCGAGCGCGTTGCGTGGCGAATGGCAGCCGCTGCAATGGCCGAGACTCTCGACGAGATAGGCGCCGCGATTCCATGTCTCGGACCTTGCCGGATCGGGTCTGAACTCCTTGGCCCGATGAAACAGTGCATTCCACCCCGCGAGCAGCGGCCGAAGATTGAACGGGAAGGCGAGCTTATTCGCTGGCGGCGTCGCTCGTACCGCAGGCTGCGCCATCAGGTAGGCATAGAGCGCCTGCATGTCGGCCTCGCTGGTCTTGGCGAAATGCGGGTAGGGAAAGGCGGGATAGAGTTGCCGTCCGTCGCGGTGCAGCCCGTCGCGCATCGCGCGCTCGAATGCGGGATAGGACCATGCGCCGATACCGGTGTCGGCATCGGGCGTGATGTTCGTGCTGTAGATCGTTCCGAACGGCGTCTCCAGCGCGCGGCCGCCGGCATTGCGTGCGCCTCGAAGCGTAGTATGGCACTCCGCGCAATTGCCGAGCGCGGCGAGTTGCTCGCCGCGTGCGATCGTCGCCGCGGAATAGACCGATGCGTCGGGCCGCGCAATTGGTGCGATGGCGCGGCCCGGCAGTAGCGCTGCGCCGATGCCGATCACGGCAGTACAGACCGCTGTAGCCGTCGCGAGGATGCCGGCGCGTTTGGCGAATGGATTCTCCCAGATGCGAGACGGCTGCGGCACCACGGGCGCGGGCAGGGCCTGCGGCGCGGGCGATGTGTCACCCTGCAACCCCCTCAGGATGCGCTCGGGCGTGAACGGCGGCTCGCGAAAGCGTACGCCCGTGGCATCGAAGATCGCGTTCGCGATCGCCGCCGCGCTCGGCACTGAGGCGGACTCGCCGACGCCGAGCGGCGGCTGGTCCTGACGCGGCAGCATCAGCACATCGATCTTGGGCACGTCGGGGAAGGGGATGATCGGATAGGCGCCCCATTCGCGCGCCGCGACGGCGCCACGCTCGAACGAGACCTCTTCCATCAGCGTGCGGCTGGTCGACTGGATGACGTTGCCGTGGATCTGGTGGCGCACGCCGTCCGGATTGATCACCAATCCGGAGTCCTGTCCCGCAACCACGCGCGTCACGCTGACGCCGCCGGTCGTCTTGTTCACGGCAACGTCGGCGACCCAAGCTGACCATGCCGCGCCATAGCCGGGAAACTTGCCGTGGACGTAGAGCGCATAGGCAAAGCCGCGACCGTGCACGACTTCGCCATCTTTCTCTTCGCGCGCCGGTCGCGGCGTCCAGCCGGCGCGCTCGGCCACGGCATTGACCAGATCGACTGCGCGCTGGTCCTTGAGATAACGCAGGCGATATTCGATCGGATCGACCCCGGCCTCGGTTGCGGCCTCGTCGATGTAGGATTCGTGCGCAAAGGTGTTCGGCAGCGCGGAGACGCCGCGAAACCAGGAGGCGCGCACGATCGGCAGTGTGTCGTGGGCGACAACGCGCATGTGGTC
This region includes:
- a CDS encoding catechol 2,3-dioxygenase, which encodes MQPEPILDLAHLGHMELLTPKPDESLKFFVDVMGMTVSGQKGESVYLRGWDDYERYSLKLTASTTSGMEHMALRARSQQALERRVGALKGSGFDIGWIDGDMGQGPTFRCRDPDGHIVELYYETEWYQAPPDLKPALKNQAQRFPARGVNVRRLDHLNCLAVDIKANREFFENYLGCRLTEQIVLNDGREAAMWLTMSNKSYDFAYSLDHSGTPGRFHHVTYALDSREEILRAADIFLENGIHIETGPHKHAIQQTFFLYVYEPGGNRVEVANAGARLILAPDWKPIVWTEEERKKGQAWGLKTIESFHTHGTPPVEAKKHA
- a CDS encoding molybdopterin cofactor-binding domain-containing protein; this encodes MAFPHPNGAERKSGSLVVVRTVDEITSETFVRITADGSITAYNGHVDLGTGIRTALGQIVAEELDVSFARVVVVLGDTALVPNQGATIASETIQMTAVPLRKAAAQARQFLIACAAERLELPVADLTIEDGLVRGHDNRSVSYGELIGSETIRLELDDDVSVKTVGDYTIVGHSTPRVDLPAKATGELTFVHDVRMPGMLHGRVVRPPYAGVDAGPFVGTSLIAVDEASVRDIPGLVAVVRIGDFVGVVAEREENAIRAAEQLKVNWKPTPALTDLADVETALRANPSTPRTLIDKGDVDAAIAGAAKPMQRTYVWPYQMHASIGPSCAVADFQDGNIRVWSGTQNPHVLRSDLALLIERPESEIEVIRLEAAGCYGRNCADDVTADALLLSRAVGRPVRVQLTREQEHAWEPKGTAQLIDVNGGLNADGGVAGYDLATRYPSNAAPTLALLLTGRISPDPVVLQMGDRTAIPPYDYDHMRVVAHDTLPIVRASWFRGVSALPNTFAHESYIDEAATEAGVDPIEYRLRYLKDQRAVDLVNAVAERAGWTPRPAREEKDGEVVHGRGFAYALYVHGKFPGYGAAWSAWVADVAVNKTTGGVSVTRVVAGQDSGLVINPDGVRHQIHGNVIQSTSRTLMEEVSFERGAVAAREWGAYPIIPFPDVPKIDVLMLPRQDQPPLGVGESASVPSAAAIANAIFDATGVRFREPPFTPERILRGLQGDTSPAPQALPAPVVPQPSRIWENPFAKRAGILATATAVCTAVIGIGAALLPGRAIAPIARPDASVYSAATIARGEQLAALGNCAECHTTLRGARNAGGRALETPFGTIYSTNITPDADTGIGAWSYPAFERAMRDGLHRDGRQLYPAFPYPHFAKTSEADMQALYAYLMAQPAVRATPPANKLAFPFNLRPLLAGWNALFHRAKEFRPDPARSETWNRGAYLVESLGHCSGCHSPRNALGAEQREAYLAGGFAEGWEAPPLTALSLAPIPWSEDELFAYLRTGHSRYHGVAAGPMAPVVRDLKALPDQDIRAMAVYLNSFNHTGMQAEHTLSAKLESATQVSVASSTGARLYQGACAVCHEVGGLPLFGSRPALALNSNLHSAKPDNLVQIILHGIAEPVSSDLGYMPAFKNSMSDAQVEELVTFLRKQFAPDKPAWTGVHETVTRARSSVH